The Halobacterium sp. CBA1132 genome has a segment encoding these proteins:
- the nosD gene encoding nitrous oxide reductase family maturation protein NosD, giving the protein MTDRRIERGFAVAVVAVLVVSVGAVVAAPSDDAAGSPEVAFDAPVPAEYDFALSSVGERGDGYAAIGDERYDSLAAAVDAAESGDTVAVHGHVAGPVSIETPNVTIAGESPSRSVVSGRADGDVLTVNASGVTIRDVWVRNAGYSTADNDAAVWVAAANATLADARITNTTFGVWVDGVPDATVRNTTIVGRASIDRLSNRGNGIQLWRANDAEVADNRITDVRDGVYFSWSSGVLASNNTMWDLRYGVHYMYSDHNRLANNTAFDNDAGYALMVSDDLEIVGNVAVNNTGTSGHGVLVKEVDHSVIAGNHFVGNDNGIFVYNSLDDTFRDNLVLANDVGVHLTAGSVDVRASGNSFVDNADAMYAVVGQQVAWNGSARGNYWSDASPVDVDHDGVSEVRFQPDGTVENLAREHPETRVFASSPAFDAVRLAGRSVPLVEAPGVVDHHPLAAPAHDDWRRYYA; this is encoded by the coding sequence GTGACTGACCGCCGCATCGAGCGCGGGTTCGCCGTCGCGGTCGTCGCCGTCCTCGTGGTGAGCGTCGGCGCCGTCGTCGCCGCCCCCAGCGACGACGCGGCTGGCAGCCCCGAGGTCGCGTTCGACGCGCCGGTCCCCGCGGAGTACGACTTCGCGCTCTCGTCGGTGGGCGAGCGCGGCGACGGCTACGCGGCCATCGGCGACGAACGCTACGACTCCCTCGCTGCGGCCGTCGACGCCGCGGAATCCGGCGATACTGTCGCGGTCCACGGCCACGTCGCCGGCCCGGTCAGCATCGAGACGCCGAACGTCACCATCGCCGGGGAGTCGCCCTCGCGGTCGGTCGTCTCCGGGCGCGCCGACGGGGACGTCCTCACCGTCAACGCCAGCGGCGTGACGATTCGGGACGTGTGGGTCCGCAACGCCGGCTACAGCACGGCAGACAACGACGCGGCCGTCTGGGTCGCCGCGGCGAACGCCACGCTCGCGGACGCTCGTATCACCAACACCACGTTCGGCGTCTGGGTCGACGGCGTGCCCGACGCCACCGTCCGGAACACCACCATCGTCGGGCGCGCGTCCATCGACCGCCTGTCCAACCGCGGGAACGGCATCCAACTGTGGCGCGCCAACGACGCTGAAGTCGCGGACAACCGCATCACGGACGTCCGCGACGGCGTCTACTTCTCGTGGAGTTCCGGCGTGCTCGCGTCGAACAACACGATGTGGGACCTCCGGTACGGCGTCCACTACATGTACTCCGACCACAACCGCCTCGCGAACAACACCGCGTTCGACAACGACGCCGGCTACGCGCTGATGGTCTCCGACGACCTCGAAATCGTCGGCAACGTCGCGGTCAACAACACCGGGACCAGCGGGCACGGCGTCCTCGTGAAGGAGGTCGACCACTCCGTCATCGCCGGCAACCACTTCGTCGGCAACGACAACGGCATCTTCGTCTACAACTCGCTCGACGACACGTTCCGGGACAACCTCGTGCTCGCCAACGACGTCGGCGTCCACCTCACGGCGGGCAGCGTGGATGTCCGCGCGTCCGGGAACTCGTTCGTCGACAACGCCGACGCGATGTACGCCGTGGTCGGCCAGCAGGTCGCGTGGAACGGCAGCGCCCGCGGCAACTACTGGAGCGACGCCAGCCCGGTCGACGTCGACCACGACGGCGTCAGCGAGGTCCGCTTCCAGCCGGACGGCACCGTCGAGAACCTCGCGCGCGAGCACCCCGAGACCCGCGTGTTCGCGTCCAGCCCGGCGTTCGACGCGGTCCGGCTGGCCGGCCGGTCGGTGCCGCTCGTAGAGGCGCCCGGTGTCGTCGACCACCACCCGCTGGCGGCCCCCGCACACGACGACTGGAGGCGATACTATGCCTGA